TACCAGGGCTTGCCGATGCCTTTGCTGCTGGTCTGTGAGGACAACGGCATCGGCATCAGCGTCCGTACGCCGGACGGCTGGATCCGGCAGGCGTACGGCCAGCGACCCGGCCTGCGGTACTTCGACGCGGACGGCACCGACCTGGACGCCGCCTTCGCGATGGCGACCGAGGCGGCCACCTTCGTCAGAAGGAACCGCCGCCCCGCCTTCCTCCGGCTGCGTACGGTCCGCCTGCTCGGCCACGCCGGCTCCGATGTCGAAACGGCGTACCGATCGCCCGCCGAACTCGCCGCCGACGAGGACCTCGACCCCCTGATCGGTACGGCCCGCTACCTCCTGGGTTCCGGCTACACCGCCGACGACGTGATCGAGCTGTACGAGGACAAGCACGCCGAAGCCCTCCGGATCGCCGCCGACGTCGCGGATTTGCCCCAACTGACCACGGCCGAGGCCGTCGCGGCGCCGCTGCGCTTCCCGGAGCCGGACGCGGTCGCGCGCTGCCTGCCGACACCAACCCCGACCACCGAGCCGCTGACGTTGAGCCAGTCGATCAACCGCGCGCTCGGCGACGTACTGGCGTCCTTCCCGGAGGCGATGGTCTTCGGCGAGGACGTCGGCCGCAAGGGCGGGGTGTACGGCGTGACGCGCGGTCTGCAGAAGTCCTTCGGCCCGGCCCGCGTCTTCGACACGCTGCTGGACGAGCAGTCGATCCTCGGGCTCGCGCTCGGCGCGGGTGTCTCCGGACTGCTCCCGCTGCCCGAGATCCAGTACCTCGCGTACCTGCACAACGCCGAGGATCAGCTACGCGGTGAGGCGGCGTCGCTGAAGTTCTTCTCGCAGGAGCAGTACGCGAACCCGATGGTGCTCCGGATCGCCGGGTACGGCTACCAGAAGGGTTTCGGCGGTCATTTCCACAACGACGACGCGATCGGCGTACTCCGTGACATCCCCGGAATCGTGATCGCCTCGCCGTCGCGACCGGACGACGCGGCGGCGATGCTGCACACCTGCGCGGCGGCTGCCCGTTCCGCCGGCACGGTGAGTGTCTTCCTGGAACCGATCGCGCTCTACCACCGGCGCGATCTGTACGCCGACGGTGACGAGCAATGGCTCGCCCCGTACCCGGATCAGCCGGTACCGATCGGTCGCGGCCGCACGTACGGTGAAGGCACCGAGCTCACCATCGTCACGTTCGGAAACGGCATCCCGATGAGCCTGCGCGTGGCGGCCCGGCTGCCCGGCGTACGCGTCCTGGATCTTCGTTGGCTCGCCCCACTTCCGGTCGACGATCTGTTGCGCGAGGCAACCATCACCGGACGGGTCCTGGTCGCGGACGAAACCCGCCGCTCCGGCGGCGTGTCCGAGGGCGTACTGGCCACCTTGATCGACAACGGCTACACCGGCCGGCTGGCCCGCGTGACGAGCCACGACTCGTACGTCCCGCTGGGCGCCGCCGCGCACCAGGTGCTGCTCAGCGAAGAGACGATCGAGTCCGCGGCCCGCGAACTGCTCAGCTGAACAGCCGCTGCCAGAACGACTTCTTCTTCGGCCGTGGCTCGACCGAAGGTTGCGCGACGGGTTCGCGGGCAGGCCGGTCCATCCGCCACTGGGCGATCACCGCGTCCTCGTTCACCAGACCCGTTGGCACGACCGGCCCGGTGGTATCGCGGATGCTGAGCCGAATCCGCTTGTTCAGGTCCGCCAGGTAGTCACGGACCTCGGACTCGCGACGCATCCCACGGACTTTCTCGTGGATCTGCTGTTTCTCCTTG
The genomic region above belongs to Kribbella solani and contains:
- a CDS encoding thiamine pyrophosphate-dependent enzyme, encoding MRTFADRVRGLAPVPWEHDPELLRTLFDAQLGSRHADLAARWMQSRGTGFYTIGSAGHEGNAAVAAAVQPTDPALLHYRSGAFYLTRAAQCGSKDGLRDILLGVAAATTEPIAGGRHKVFGRHELAIIPQTSTIASHLPRAMGVAFSLARSAKLGVPSPWPSDAIVVTSFGDASANHSTAAGAINAALHASYQGLPMPLLLVCEDNGIGISVRTPDGWIRQAYGQRPGLRYFDADGTDLDAAFAMATEAATFVRRNRRPAFLRLRTVRLLGHAGSDVETAYRSPAELAADEDLDPLIGTARYLLGSGYTADDVIELYEDKHAEALRIAADVADLPQLTTAEAVAAPLRFPEPDAVARCLPTPTPTTEPLTLSQSINRALGDVLASFPEAMVFGEDVGRKGGVYGVTRGLQKSFGPARVFDTLLDEQSILGLALGAGVSGLLPLPEIQYLAYLHNAEDQLRGEAASLKFFSQEQYANPMVLRIAGYGYQKGFGGHFHNDDAIGVLRDIPGIVIASPSRPDDAAAMLHTCAAAARSAGTVSVFLEPIALYHRRDLYADGDEQWLAPYPDQPVPIGRGRTYGEGTELTIVTFGNGIPMSLRVAARLPGVRVLDLRWLAPLPVDDLLREATITGRVLVADETRRSGGVSEGVLATLIDNGYTGRLARVTSHDSYVPLGAAAHQVLLSEETIESAARELLS
- a CDS encoding DUF1992 domain-containing protein, yielding MTERKPPGMKTQDWVEAQLQRAQRAGEFDDLAGAGKPLRLADSHDPDWWVKDFIRRENIETDALLPSVVQLRKEKQQIHEKVRGMRRESEVRDYLADLNKRIRLSIRDTTGPVVPTGLVNEDAVIAQWRMDRPAREPVAQPSVEPRPKKKSFWQRLFS